One window from the genome of Populus alba chromosome 15, ASM523922v2, whole genome shotgun sequence encodes:
- the LOC118056385 gene encoding agamous-like MADS-box protein MADS3: MGRGKVVLERIENKISRQVTFSKRRNGLLKKAYELSLLCDAEVALIIFSSRGKLFEFCSSTDINKTLQRYQQCCYSTEGTNIPEDGSQALYQEVSRLRARCESLQRSQRNFLGEELEPLTVKELKKIEKQLDKTLSEARKRKTQLMFDRLEELRKREQDLKEKNQQLWIKLEEAQRLPAIHGVGDPSKGDGNRQSMMHPSKFNYVEPQPSLQMDQHQQFVSQEQG, translated from the exons ATGGGGAGAGGAAAGGTGGTCCTGGAGAGGATTGAAAACAAGATCAGTCGTCAAGTAACTTTCTCCAAAAGAAGAAATGGTTTGCTCAAAAAAGCTTATGAACTCTCTCTTCTTTGTGATGCTGAGGTTGCTCTTATCATCTTCTCTAGCCGAGGCAAGCTTTTTGAGTTTTGTAGCAGTACTGA CATTAACAAGACCCTCCAGCGGTACCAGCAATGTTGCTACAGCACAGAAGGCACCAATATTCCCGAGGATGGGTCGCag GCCTTATACCAAGAGGTCTCAAGGTTAAGGGCAAGATGTGAGAGTCTTCAGCGCTCTCAAAG GAATTTTCTTGGAGAAGAACTTGAACCACTTACGGTGAAAGAGTTGAAGAAGATTGAGAAACAGCTGGACAAAACTCTCTCAGAAGCTAGGAAAAGGAag ACGCAACTGATGTTTGATAGGCTGGAAGAGTTACGCAAAAGG GAGCAagatcttaaagaaaaaaaccaacagcTCTGGATTaag CTGGAGGAAGCTCAGCGTCTTCCAGCTATTCATGGTGTAGGAGATCCTAGCAAGGGAGATGGAAATAGGCAGAGTATGATGCACCCTTCCAAATTCAACTACGTTGAACCTCAACCCAGTTTACAAATGGATCA GCACCAACAATTTGTTTCCCAGGAACAAGGCTAA